The Cellulophaga lytica DSM 7489 nucleotide sequence TCATTTCAATTACATTATCTATATACGTAAAATCTCTAGAAAAAGATCCATCTCCATTTATGGTTGGAGATTTATGAGACATAAATTGCATTACAAATTTTGGAATTACTGCCGCATAAGCCCCGTTTGGATCTTGTTTTCTTCCAAAAACATTGAAGTAACGCAAGCCTATAGTTTCCATACCATAAGTTTTTGAAAATACATCTGCATATAATTCATTAACATATTTAGTAATTGCATAGGGAGATAAAGGTTTACCTATTACATTTTCTATTTTAGGTAAATCTGTAGAATCTCCATAAGTAGATGAGCTGGCAGCAAAAACAAATCTTTTTACTTTTGCATCACGGGCTGCAACTAACATATTTAAAAAGCCAGATACGTTTACATCATTACTAGTTATAGGATCATTTATGGATCTTGGAACAGAACCAAGGGCTGCTTGATGTAATATAAAATCTACACTTTTACAAGCTACTTTACAATCATTTATATTACGAATATCACCGGTTATTAAACTAAA carries:
- a CDS encoding SDR family oxidoreductase, with the protein product MNIKSLNLDSNLHILVTGGAGFIGSNICESLLANGNRVTCLDNFATGKKENISHLLKHKNFSLITGDIRNINDCKVACKSVDFILHQAALGSVPRSINDPITSNDVNVSGFLNMLVAARDAKVKRFVFAASSSTYGDSTDLPKIENVIGKPLSPYAITKYVNELYADVFSKTYGMETIGLRYFNVFGRKQDPNGAYAAVIPKFVMQFMSHKSPTINGDGSFSRDFTYIDNVIEMNVRALTTNNKKALNTIYNVAYGERTNLNELVNLLRDNLSEFDPKIKDIKIEYGATRQGDVPHSLASIEKAKNLLGYNPQFDIKKGLKEAVTWYWNNLK